From one Lycium barbarum isolate Lr01 chromosome 6, ASM1917538v2, whole genome shotgun sequence genomic stretch:
- the LOC132644252 gene encoding uncharacterized protein LOC132644252: MEGIAQPHNDALVISVLMNRFRIKRVLIDPGSSANIIRWRVIEQLGLLDQIVPAIRVLNGFNMACEMTKGEITLPINTAGTTQQIFFFVIEGDMGYNTLLGRPWIHLIKEVPSTMHQALKFLTSEGIKTIYGEQQAAKEMFAVEESVKTTKIPDWNEGESVTT; this comes from the coding sequence ATGGAAGGCATCGCTCAACCTCATAACGACGCGCTGGTAATATCTGTCCTTATGAATAGGTTTAGAATTAAACGTGTgctaattgatccaggtagctcggctaatatcatccgatggagagtcatcGAGCAGCTGGGACTACTGGATCAGATCGTACCAGCAATACGAGTTCTCAATGGATTCAACATGGCCTGCGAAATGACGAAGGGTGAGATCACCTTACCGATCAACACGGCAGGAACTACgcagcagatttttttttttgtgatagaGGGAGATATGGGATACAACACATTATTGGGAAGACCGTGGATTCACCTCATCAAAGAGGTCCCCTCAACTATGCATCAGGCGTTGAAATTCCTGACCTCAGAGGGGATCAAAACGATTTATGGTGAACAACAggcagcaaaggaaatgtttgCGGTCGAAGAATCTGTTAAGACTACAAAGATACCAGATTGGAATGAAGGGGAaagtgtcacgacctga